A stretch of Metabacillus sp. FJAT-52054 DNA encodes these proteins:
- the spo0A gene encoding sporulation transcription factor Spo0A yields the protein MNKIKVCIVDDNRELVGLLEEYISGQNDMEVQGVAYNGQECLQMLEEKKPDVLVLDIIMPHLDGLAVLEKLRNLNLEKQPNVIMLTAFGQEDVTKKAVDLGASYFILKPFDMENLASHIRQVSGNAAPIMKRSSSSILSSKPENKSRNLDANITSIIHEIGVPAHIKGYLYLREAISMVYNDIELLGSITKVLYPDIAKKFNTTASRVERAIRHAIEVAWSRGNIESISSLFGYTVSMTKAKPTNSEFIAMVADKLRLEHMAS from the coding sequence GTGAATAAAATCAAAGTGTGTATCGTGGACGATAATCGCGAATTGGTCGGGCTTCTGGAGGAATACATCTCAGGACAAAATGATATGGAAGTGCAAGGCGTGGCTTATAATGGACAAGAATGTCTGCAAATGCTGGAAGAAAAGAAACCGGATGTATTGGTTCTCGACATCATTATGCCGCATCTTGACGGCTTAGCGGTTCTGGAGAAGCTTAGAAATCTTAATCTGGAAAAACAGCCTAATGTCATTATGCTGACTGCCTTTGGCCAGGAAGATGTAACGAAAAAGGCCGTAGACCTTGGAGCATCTTATTTCATCCTAAAGCCATTCGATATGGAAAATCTCGCGAGCCACATCCGCCAGGTAAGCGGAAATGCTGCACCGATTATGAAAAGGTCATCCAGCTCCATCCTCAGCTCAAAACCTGAAAATAAATCGAGAAACCTTGACGCCAACATTACAAGCATCATCCATGAAATTGGTGTGCCGGCTCATATCAAAGGATATTTGTATTTGCGTGAAGCCATTTCCATGGTCTATAATGACATCGAACTGCTTGGATCGATCACAAAAGTGCTCTATCCGGACATCGCTAAAAAGTTCAACACGACGGCAAGCCGTGTAGAACGCGCCATCCGCCATGCAATTGAAGTAGCTTGGAGCCGCGGCAACATCGAATCCATCTCTTCGCTGTTCGGCTATACGGTCAGCATGACAAAAGCAAAGCCGACGAATTCCGAATTCATCGCGATGGTTGCGGATAAGCTTCGTTTGGAGCATATGGCTTCGTAA
- the dxs gene encoding 1-deoxy-D-xylulose-5-phosphate synthase has product MDLLSIKNPRFLKKLSNNELEKLSAEIRQFLIEKLAATGGHIGPNLGVVELTIALHKVFDSPKDKFLWDVGHQSYVHKILTGRAGDFDSLRQYQGLCGFPKRNESEHDVWETGHSSTSLSAAMGMVLARDLKKTDDTIIPIIGDGALTGGMALEALNHIGHEQKDMIVILNDNEMSIAPNVGALHNVLGRLRTAGKYQWAKDELELLLKRIPAVGGALASTAERIKDSLKYLLVSGVFFEELGFTYLGPIDGHNYDDLLENLRYAKKTKGPVLMHVITKKGKGYSPAEADKLGNWHGTPAYKIDTGDFVKPSISAPSWSGLVSETVRKIAREDSRVVAVTPAMPVGSKLLGFAEEFPDRMYDVGIAEQHATTMAAGLATQGMKPFLAIYSTFLQRAYDQVVHDVCRQNLNVFFGIDRAGLVGADGETHQGVFDIAFMRHLPNMVMMMPKDENEGQHMVHTALKYDDGPIAMRYPRGNGLGVKMDEELKQIPIGSWEVLREGSDAAILTFGTTIEMAMEAAERLESQNLSVMVVNARFIKPMDEAMLDSLLRKNMPILTIEEAVLQGGFGSAVLEYAHDRHFHHAVIDRMGIPDRFIEHGSVNKLLNEVGMTVEHTVAAIKKITPIKEKRA; this is encoded by the coding sequence TTGGATCTATTATCGATAAAAAATCCAAGGTTCCTGAAAAAGCTTTCAAATAATGAACTTGAGAAACTGAGTGCTGAAATCAGGCAGTTTTTAATTGAAAAACTTGCAGCAACGGGCGGCCATATCGGCCCTAACCTGGGAGTAGTCGAGTTAACCATTGCTTTGCACAAGGTTTTTGACAGTCCGAAAGATAAATTTTTGTGGGATGTCGGGCATCAATCGTACGTACACAAAATTCTTACGGGCCGGGCAGGCGATTTTGACAGCTTGAGACAGTATCAGGGACTGTGCGGATTTCCAAAACGAAACGAAAGCGAACATGATGTTTGGGAAACCGGACATAGTTCCACCTCCCTCTCTGCCGCAATGGGAATGGTTCTGGCGAGAGATTTAAAAAAGACGGATGATACAATTATTCCAATTATTGGAGACGGTGCGTTAACGGGCGGAATGGCCCTCGAAGCATTGAACCATATTGGTCATGAACAAAAAGACATGATTGTTATTTTAAATGATAACGAAATGTCAATTGCACCAAATGTGGGAGCGTTGCACAATGTTCTCGGCAGACTAAGAACAGCCGGCAAATATCAATGGGCTAAGGATGAATTGGAATTGCTGCTGAAGCGGATCCCGGCGGTAGGCGGAGCACTTGCTTCCACGGCGGAGCGAATCAAGGACAGTCTTAAATATTTGCTCGTATCAGGAGTGTTTTTCGAAGAGCTTGGCTTTACGTATCTTGGCCCAATTGACGGCCATAATTACGATGACCTGCTTGAAAATCTGCGCTATGCCAAAAAAACAAAAGGTCCTGTTCTGATGCATGTTATCACGAAAAAAGGAAAAGGCTATTCCCCGGCAGAGGCAGATAAACTTGGGAATTGGCATGGAACGCCCGCATACAAAATTGATACAGGCGATTTCGTAAAACCTTCGATTTCCGCCCCGTCCTGGAGCGGACTTGTAAGCGAAACCGTTCGCAAAATTGCAAGAGAAGACAGCCGGGTAGTAGCTGTTACTCCGGCAATGCCGGTGGGTTCTAAGCTCCTTGGATTTGCAGAGGAATTTCCGGACCGGATGTATGATGTCGGAATTGCAGAGCAGCATGCAACTACGATGGCAGCAGGTCTCGCAACTCAAGGGATGAAGCCGTTTCTTGCGATATACTCTACCTTCCTGCAGCGTGCATATGATCAGGTAGTCCATGATGTGTGCCGTCAGAATTTGAACGTCTTCTTCGGGATTGACCGCGCAGGTCTTGTAGGCGCAGATGGAGAAACGCATCAAGGTGTTTTTGATATCGCATTTATGAGGCATTTGCCGAATATGGTCATGATGATGCCGAAGGATGAAAACGAAGGTCAGCACATGGTCCATACGGCTCTTAAATATGATGACGGTCCCATTGCCATGCGCTACCCTCGGGGAAATGGCCTCGGCGTGAAAATGGATGAGGAGTTAAAGCAGATCCCGATTGGTTCATGGGAAGTTCTTCGAGAAGGAAGCGATGCAGCGATTCTGACGTTCGGTACCACCATCGAAATGGCCATGGAAGCGGCTGAACGTTTAGAAAGCCAGAATCTTTCCGTTATGGTAGTGAATGCACGATTTATTAAGCCAATGGACGAAGCAATGCTTGATAGCCTTCTGAGAAAAAACATGCCGATCCTTACGATTGAAGAGGCAGTGCTTCAAGGCGGATTCGGAAGCGCCGTGCTTGAATATGCACATGATCGCCACTTCCACCATGCTGTCATTGACCGTATGGGGATTCCGGACCGTTTCATCGAGCACGGCAGCGTGAACAAATTATTGAACGAAGTGGGCATGACAGTAGAGCATACTGTTGCAGCGATAAAAAAAATTACACCAATAAAAGAAAAAAGGGCATAA
- a CDS encoding YciI family protein, with amino-acid sequence MIFLCMGYFNPEKMDARPKAEIEAVMSECQPYIEKFYDSGKVLLDAGLESETISLRRVNGKVMTTDGPITKTKERIGSIFVFEAENMDEAIQLASLHPTTQVSKGEEFDWHIEVRPVHYLKKDN; translated from the coding sequence TTGATATTTTTATGTATGGGCTATTTTAACCCTGAAAAAATGGATGCACGCCCAAAAGCGGAGATTGAGGCGGTAATGAGTGAATGCCAGCCGTACATTGAAAAATTTTATGATAGCGGTAAGGTACTGCTTGATGCAGGTCTGGAGTCAGAGACCATAAGCTTGCGTCGTGTAAACGGTAAGGTAATGACAACAGATGGTCCTATTACAAAAACAAAAGAGAGGATAGGCAGCATATTCGTTTTTGAAGCAGAAAACATGGATGAAGCAATCCAGCTAGCCTCTCTTCATCCGACAACGCAAGTCAGCAAAGGGGAAGAGTTTGACTGGCACATCGAAGTCCGTCCCGTTCATTACTTAAAGAAAGACAATTGA
- a CDS encoding DinB family protein, producing the protein MSDLKLIETYKISLQNYSLEQLRYISEQGIWSIGQMYNHLIVVAHEYLDRVEACEKAVGDQKQEKTEFGVQLFTIGGFPPIKIKLPDELDTPPDNTKSKEDMILELNELMIRMKELEVQVKDSNPNYKIKHGGFGWLNAQEWFSLIGMHFRHHLRQKDELDLKLGFELPATSFSGEKI; encoded by the coding sequence ATGAGTGATTTGAAACTGATTGAAACCTACAAAATTTCCTTGCAAAATTATTCTTTGGAGCAGCTAAGGTATATATCTGAACAAGGGATTTGGTCTATCGGTCAGATGTATAACCATTTGATTGTTGTAGCTCATGAATATCTGGATCGTGTTGAAGCCTGTGAAAAAGCTGTTGGTGATCAAAAGCAGGAAAAGACTGAGTTTGGAGTACAACTTTTTACTATTGGTGGATTTCCTCCGATTAAAATTAAATTACCTGATGAACTTGATACTCCACCCGACAATACAAAAAGTAAAGAGGACATGATCCTTGAGCTAAATGAACTAATGATTAGAATGAAAGAATTGGAAGTGCAGGTAAAAGACTCGAACCCGAATTACAAAATCAAACATGGAGGATTTGGATGGCTGAATGCACAAGAATGGTTTTCTCTTATCGGGATGCATTTTCGTCATCATCTGCGTCAGAAGGATGAATTGGATCTAAAACTTGGTTTTGAACTACCTGCCACTTCATTTTCTGGCGAAAAAATTTGA
- the recN gene encoding DNA repair protein RecN has translation MLAELSIKNFAIIESMTISFEKGLTVLTGETGAGKSIIIDAIHLLAGGRGSSEFVRYGESKAELEGLFLLENDQHACLEKCEEFGIEASDGMVVLRRDISSNGKSICRINGKLVTIAILREVGRMLIDIHGQHDNQELMNEEHHQPLLDQFGSAKIVPAHEAYSELYKKYSALKKKIRQLSDNEQEIAHRLDLIQFQLNEIEEAGLQPDEDIKLQEERKEISNFEKVFEALQNAYNALNGEQRGLDWTGLAMSSLEDVSTINDSLKNMSESMSNSFYILEDLSFQLRSQLDELEYDPERLNFIESRLNEISHLKRKYGSSVDEILAYSAKIEEEIETLTNRDSHVHKMRTELASLFMDMKVEAENLTAVRKQAAKKLSADIHRELKELYMDKSSFDVVFTRKPGGKEDPEVDGESVKFTADGADYIEFYISTNPGEPLKPLSKTASGGELSRIMLAMKSIFSRHQGVTSIIFDEVDTGVSGRVAQSIAEKIYRVSIGSQVLCITHLPQVAAMADTHLFISKETKKGRTKTSVKPLTDEEKIREIGRMIAGVEVTNVTKEHAKELLLLASSSKK, from the coding sequence TTGCTAGCGGAATTATCGATTAAAAACTTTGCCATTATAGAATCAATGACCATTTCATTTGAAAAGGGGCTTACCGTGCTCACAGGGGAAACAGGGGCAGGAAAGTCCATTATCATTGATGCCATTCATTTGCTTGCGGGAGGACGCGGCTCTTCGGAATTTGTCCGGTACGGGGAAAGTAAAGCTGAGCTTGAAGGGTTATTTCTGCTTGAAAATGACCAGCATGCCTGCCTTGAAAAGTGTGAAGAATTCGGCATTGAAGCAAGTGATGGAATGGTTGTATTAAGAAGGGATATCTCTTCAAACGGAAAAAGCATTTGCCGCATAAACGGAAAGCTCGTTACCATTGCGATTCTCCGTGAGGTTGGCCGAATGCTGATTGATATCCATGGCCAGCATGATAATCAGGAGCTGATGAATGAGGAGCACCATCAGCCCTTGCTGGATCAGTTCGGATCAGCAAAGATTGTACCTGCGCATGAGGCCTACAGTGAACTATATAAAAAGTATTCTGCCCTCAAAAAGAAGATACGCCAGCTTTCCGACAATGAGCAGGAGATTGCACATCGTCTGGATCTCATTCAGTTTCAGCTGAATGAAATTGAGGAAGCGGGACTTCAGCCAGATGAAGACATCAAGCTTCAGGAAGAGCGGAAAGAAATCTCCAATTTTGAAAAAGTCTTTGAAGCCTTGCAGAATGCTTATAATGCTCTCAATGGCGAGCAAAGGGGATTGGATTGGACCGGCCTTGCAATGAGCAGCCTCGAGGACGTTTCCACCATTAATGACTCCCTGAAAAATATGTCTGAGAGCATGTCCAACAGCTTTTATATTTTAGAGGATTTATCCTTCCAGCTGCGCTCACAGCTGGATGAACTGGAATATGATCCGGAGCGGCTGAACTTTATCGAAAGCCGCCTAAACGAAATCAGCCATTTGAAAAGAAAATACGGAAGCTCTGTGGATGAAATTTTGGCTTATTCAGCCAAAATCGAGGAAGAAATCGAAACTCTGACAAACAGGGACAGCCACGTCCATAAAATGAGAACAGAGCTTGCTTCTTTGTTTATGGACATGAAAGTGGAAGCGGAAAATTTGACCGCTGTCAGAAAGCAAGCGGCTAAAAAGCTCTCAGCAGACATTCACCGCGAACTGAAAGAGCTATATATGGATAAATCCTCCTTTGACGTGGTTTTCACACGGAAGCCGGGGGGAAAAGAGGATCCGGAAGTGGACGGAGAATCCGTTAAGTTTACAGCAGACGGCGCTGATTACATTGAATTCTATATCTCCACCAATCCCGGTGAACCTCTCAAGCCGCTATCCAAAACAGCTTCAGGGGGAGAACTATCCAGAATTATGCTGGCGATGAAGAGCATTTTTTCAAGGCATCAAGGCGTCACTTCTATTATTTTTGATGAGGTCGATACTGGAGTAAGCGGCAGGGTCGCACAGTCGATAGCTGAAAAGATTTACCGGGTATCCATCGGATCCCAGGTGCTTTGCATTACCCACCTCCCTCAAGTTGCGGCGATGGCAGACACTCACCTTTTCATTTCAAAAGAAACGAAAAAGGGCCGTACCAAAACCAGCGTTAAACCGCTTACTGATGAAGAAAAAATCAGGGAAATCGGCCGAATGATTGCCGGTGTTGAGGTAACGAATGTAACGAAAGAACATGCTAAGGAACTTCTTTTATTAGCAAGTTCATCAAAGAAATAG
- the argR gene encoding transcriptional regulator ArgR, with the protein MNKGQRHIKIREIITHDEIETQDDLVDRLKSSGYNVTQATVSRDIKELHLVKVPMIDGRYKYSLPADQRFNPLAKLKRALIDAFVKVDSAGHMIVMKTLPGNANAIGALIDNLDWDDILGTICGDDTILIICRSPEVTGEITNRFLEML; encoded by the coding sequence ATGAACAAAGGGCAAAGACATATCAAAATCAGAGAAATCATCACACATGATGAAATTGAAACGCAGGATGATTTAGTTGACCGTTTAAAGAGTTCCGGTTATAACGTGACTCAGGCAACTGTATCAAGGGATATTAAAGAACTGCATCTGGTAAAGGTTCCAATGATTGATGGACGATACAAGTACAGCCTTCCAGCAGATCAGCGCTTTAATCCCTTAGCCAAGCTTAAGCGTGCACTAATTGATGCTTTCGTCAAGGTTGATTCTGCCGGCCATATGATTGTGATGAAGACCCTGCCCGGAAATGCCAATGCGATTGGGGCGCTTATTGACAATCTGGATTGGGATGACATTCTCGGTACCATCTGCGGTGATGATACCATTTTAATCATCTGCAGGTCTCCGGAAGTCACCGGAGAGATTACAAATCGCTTTTTGGAAATGCTCTAG
- a CDS encoding 5'-nucleotidase C-terminal domain-containing protein, producing the protein MRRRIRRSIQRRLLKATLAFTAAASAIVISFPAAAAEEGNVKVQLLGINDLHGKIDVTGTLANDPKKYGQADYLAAYLHQREATNPNTIMMHSGDMVGGSSPISALLQDEPTIEIMESIGIDIGTVGNHEFDEGVPEMNRLIKGGDHVNGTKGYDGMNFPLVAANVKYKDTGKLVLDPYKIIESGGEKIAFIGVATTATPSNVVASAVENIDFTDEAEAINKYVPEIKSQGVKAIVVLAHVPVEGVGTPTGELSDLANKVDDEVDVIYGAHNHKKANGLVDNKLLVQAWEYGKAFVDVDLEIDRNTHDIVKKQAEIVDVVQENITPDPAVKGILKKYADQTGPKLNEVVGKTTEAIEGGYGKKGAVGDNALGNLIADGMNDAMKSDFALMNGGGIRDVINAGDITWGELFNVQPFGNYLVKTSVTGEGLRDIVNAQISSQYGPDCSIGGFTYKWDGKTNKVTELKMADGSPVQDKKVYTLTVNNYMYDHADDKYRIRANGTGRTDGAVDLDATVNYVKSFKEPIAYKASGRISEGPAGETPSEWEMEKEQSPVGRLILKKPVKLMKLEKDGSITEIRTVNAKENLRVYGSNSKWHNVGGNYFVAADPNAVLYTGRVLIKEDMKLYSSNGLVYRTLKKGEAVKVYSLEEDKYQVGNGYYVKKDRSAVYFEGMVSISGDVSLWKDGKSVKTLKKDSMYRVYGVEDDLLYVGGGYSIKLEAGKVSYSKN; encoded by the coding sequence ATGAGAAGAAGAATCAGGAGATCCATTCAGCGCAGGCTGTTAAAAGCCACGTTGGCATTTACGGCAGCGGCAAGTGCTATCGTTATTTCTTTTCCAGCTGCAGCTGCGGAAGAGGGAAATGTTAAGGTTCAGCTGCTGGGAATTAACGATCTGCATGGGAAAATAGACGTGACAGGTACGCTTGCGAATGATCCGAAGAAATATGGACAGGCTGATTACCTTGCGGCTTATTTGCACCAAAGGGAAGCGACCAATCCGAACACCATTATGATGCATTCCGGTGATATGGTGGGAGGAAGCTCACCGATATCCGCTTTGCTGCAGGACGAACCGACTATTGAAATCATGGAATCCATCGGTATTGATATTGGAACGGTCGGAAATCATGAGTTTGATGAAGGGGTTCCGGAAATGAACCGCCTTATTAAAGGCGGCGATCATGTAAACGGAACAAAAGGATACGACGGAATGAACTTTCCGCTCGTCGCGGCAAATGTAAAATATAAAGATACCGGAAAATTGGTTCTTGATCCTTATAAAATCATAGAATCTGGCGGAGAAAAGATTGCCTTCATTGGCGTAGCAACGACTGCCACTCCCTCAAATGTAGTAGCATCAGCTGTAGAAAATATCGATTTTACGGATGAAGCAGAAGCGATTAATAAGTATGTTCCTGAAATCAAGAGTCAAGGTGTAAAAGCCATCGTTGTTCTTGCCCACGTTCCTGTAGAAGGAGTTGGTACTCCGACAGGGGAGCTTTCTGATTTGGCGAACAAAGTAGATGACGAGGTGGATGTCATTTATGGTGCCCACAATCATAAGAAAGCGAATGGCCTAGTGGATAATAAATTGCTCGTTCAAGCCTGGGAATACGGCAAGGCATTTGTTGATGTAGATTTAGAGATTGATCGAAATACCCATGACATTGTTAAGAAGCAGGCAGAAATCGTAGATGTCGTTCAGGAAAACATCACTCCGGACCCGGCTGTTAAAGGAATTCTTAAAAAGTATGCTGATCAAACAGGTCCAAAGCTGAATGAAGTGGTGGGAAAAACGACTGAAGCGATTGAAGGAGGCTACGGTAAAAAAGGTGCCGTGGGGGACAATGCATTGGGCAATTTAATTGCAGACGGAATGAACGATGCGATGAAGAGTGATTTTGCCCTCATGAATGGAGGAGGAATCCGCGACGTTATTAATGCGGGGGATATTACATGGGGAGAATTGTTTAATGTTCAGCCTTTTGGAAATTACCTTGTGAAAACGTCCGTTACTGGTGAAGGACTGCGTGATATCGTCAATGCCCAAATTTCCTCTCAGTACGGCCCTGACTGTTCAATCGGAGGCTTCACATACAAATGGGATGGAAAAACAAACAAAGTAACGGAATTGAAAATGGCGGATGGTTCGCCTGTTCAGGATAAAAAAGTGTATACCCTGACTGTGAATAACTATATGTATGATCACGCGGATGATAAATACCGGATCCGTGCGAACGGTACAGGAAGAACAGATGGAGCGGTAGATTTAGACGCAACCGTGAATTATGTGAAATCCTTCAAGGAGCCTATCGCTTATAAAGCATCAGGGAGAATTTCAGAAGGTCCTGCTGGAGAAACTCCTTCAGAATGGGAAATGGAAAAGGAGCAAAGCCCTGTTGGCCGATTGATCCTGAAAAAACCGGTGAAACTTATGAAGCTTGAAAAAGACGGATCCATTACGGAAATTCGTACAGTAAATGCAAAGGAAAACCTTCGTGTGTATGGTTCTAACAGCAAATGGCATAACGTGGGCGGTAACTACTTTGTGGCCGCGGATCCCAATGCTGTACTTTATACAGGAAGAGTTTTGATTAAAGAGGACATGAAACTGTATTCTTCAAATGGACTGGTTTACCGAACGCTTAAAAAGGGAGAAGCAGTAAAAGTTTATTCTTTGGAAGAGGATAAATATCAGGTTGGGAATGGCTACTATGTAAAGAAAGACCGCAGCGCTGTATATTTTGAAGGGATGGTTTCCATTTCCGGAGATGTTTCGCTTTGGAAGGATGGAAAATCCGTAAAGACCCTGAAGAAAGACAGTATGTACCGAGTATACGGAGTAGAAGATGACCTTCTGTATGTTGGCGGCGGTTATTCGATCAAGCTTGAAGCAGGCAAGGTTTCTTACAGCAAAAACTAA
- the spoIVB gene encoding SpoIVB peptidase produces the protein MVWVRSEESESVSFEKIRKIIGVILLVSLISIGFLKPVKEYIQLPKTVTIFESQTASLASAMPVQAAAAGSHTEAFSVHQTNTEVKLKGEKAGESSVVFEWGGMPVKKTEVRVLPNLKVIPGGQSIGVKLNTLGVLVVGHHQVNTAEGKQSPGEIAGVQVGDIITEINGTKIEEMNDVTPFIESSGKTGKPLNLVIYRDNQSHKAKLYPLKDEGDQAYRIGLYIRDSAAGIGTMTFIEPQSQKYGALGHVISDMDTKKPIVVHDGEVMRSTVTSIEKGNNGNPGEKRARFSSDRVIVGDISRNSPFGIFGRLNQGMSNGIADKPLPVALSHEVKEGPAKILTVVEDDKVEAFDVKIVSTIPQKFPATKGLVLKVTDPKLLEKTGGIVQGMSGSPIIQNGKVIGAVTHVFVNDPTSGYGVHIEWMLNEAGINLYKEKVQAAS, from the coding sequence ATGGTGTGGGTAAGGAGCGAGGAGAGTGAAAGTGTGTCATTTGAAAAAATCAGAAAAATAATTGGTGTAATTCTCCTTGTATCTTTAATAAGTATAGGTTTTCTCAAACCTGTGAAAGAATACATTCAGCTCCCAAAAACGGTTACGATCTTTGAATCCCAAACAGCCAGTCTTGCTTCGGCTATGCCTGTGCAGGCGGCCGCAGCAGGTTCTCATACAGAAGCCTTCAGTGTGCATCAGACAAATACTGAAGTGAAGCTTAAAGGTGAAAAAGCAGGTGAATCAAGCGTAGTCTTTGAATGGGGCGGCATGCCTGTTAAAAAGACAGAGGTCAGAGTCCTTCCGAATTTAAAAGTCATTCCAGGCGGTCAATCGATCGGAGTGAAACTGAACACCCTGGGAGTCCTCGTTGTAGGCCACCATCAGGTAAATACCGCTGAAGGCAAGCAGTCACCGGGAGAAATAGCCGGTGTGCAGGTCGGAGATATAATTACGGAAATTAACGGTACAAAAATTGAAGAAATGAATGATGTAACACCGTTTATTGAATCATCGGGTAAAACAGGAAAACCATTGAACCTTGTCATTTACAGGGACAATCAATCCCATAAAGCCAAATTGTACCCTCTCAAAGATGAAGGCGATCAGGCATACAGAATTGGATTATATATTCGTGATTCCGCTGCTGGAATCGGCACCATGACTTTTATTGAACCGCAATCTCAAAAATACGGGGCACTTGGCCACGTTATATCGGATATGGATACTAAAAAACCGATCGTCGTTCATGACGGCGAAGTCATGAGATCCACCGTCACATCCATTGAAAAAGGCAATAACGGAAATCCCGGCGAAAAAAGAGCGAGGTTTTCAAGTGACCGCGTCATTGTCGGAGATATCTCAAGAAACAGCCCATTCGGTATTTTCGGAAGACTGAATCAGGGGATGAGCAATGGAATTGCTGACAAGCCTCTGCCAGTAGCGTTATCACATGAAGTAAAAGAAGGCCCCGCGAAAATTCTAACAGTAGTGGAAGATGATAAAGTAGAGGCATTTGATGTAAAGATTGTCAGCACTATACCGCAAAAATTTCCTGCTACAAAAGGATTGGTTCTTAAAGTCACTGATCCAAAACTCCTTGAAAAAACAGGAGGCATTGTACAAGGGATGAGCGGAAGTCCAATTATCCAAAACGGAAAAGTAATCGGAGCAGTAACACATGTATTCGTAAACGATCCAACCTCAGGCTATGGAGTCCATATTGAATGGATGCTGAATGAAGCGGGTATTAATCTTTATAAAGAAAAAGTTCAAGCAGCAAGCTGA
- a CDS encoding TlyA family RNA methyltransferase, translated as MMSKKERLDVLLVEKGLIETREKAKRAVMAGLVFANEMRLDKPGEKVDRDLPLTIKGNVLPYVSRGGLKLEKALKQFDVQTEGKIMIDIGSSTGGFTDCALQNGAVKSYAVDVGYNQLAWKLRQDPRVIVMERTNFRYSEAADFQEGLPELATIDVSFISLRLILPALKKILVPGGDCLALVKPQFEAGRDQVGKKGIVRDPKVHEYVVSDMIDFALKEGFDCMNLSFSPITGGDGNIEFLLHLKWTGKDEEASSYLPVQAAEVVRKAHEELKSKSLPEAE; from the coding sequence ATAATGAGCAAAAAAGAACGTTTGGATGTACTTCTCGTCGAGAAAGGTTTAATCGAGACGAGAGAAAAGGCGAAAAGGGCTGTAATGGCCGGACTCGTCTTTGCAAATGAAATGAGATTGGACAAACCGGGAGAAAAAGTAGACCGGGATTTGCCGTTAACTATTAAGGGGAATGTGCTTCCGTATGTCAGCCGCGGGGGACTAAAGCTTGAAAAAGCTCTAAAGCAGTTCGACGTTCAGACAGAAGGCAAAATTATGATTGATATCGGATCCTCTACAGGCGGATTTACGGATTGCGCTCTGCAGAATGGTGCGGTTAAATCTTATGCTGTAGACGTAGGCTATAATCAGCTCGCATGGAAGCTGAGGCAGGATCCGCGGGTCATTGTAATGGAAAGAACAAATTTCCGCTATTCTGAAGCTGCTGACTTCCAGGAAGGGCTTCCAGAGCTTGCTACTATTGATGTATCATTCATCTCCCTCAGGCTGATTCTTCCGGCTTTAAAGAAAATCCTTGTTCCCGGCGGAGACTGTCTTGCACTTGTGAAGCCCCAATTCGAAGCCGGCAGGGATCAAGTTGGGAAGAAAGGAATCGTCAGAGATCCGAAAGTCCACGAATATGTCGTATCAGATATGATTGATTTTGCTTTGAAAGAGGGATTCGATTGCATGAATCTGTCTTTTTCTCCAATAACCGGCGGAGACGGAAATATTGAGTTTCTTCTGCATTTGAAGTGGACTGGAAAGGACGAAGAAGCAAGTTCGTATCTTCCCGTTCAGGCAGCGGAGGTTGTCAGGAAGGCACATGAGGAACTTAAATCAAAGTCCCTGCCTGAAGCGGAATGA